The proteins below come from a single Mytilus edulis chromosome 5, xbMytEdul2.2, whole genome shotgun sequence genomic window:
- the LOC139525173 gene encoding uncharacterized protein: MTKDVFLKEAMQINLAWTISVFISIILDTCRDIVCYPGRVLINETCIPLLPYTSNLGYTLTFGVQVQSEDPITDQRYLLQTLEDEILVQLGKQLNRKIFPFLEIMIMKANDTCLSDENLIGPYLHVSVFLKLFVNVVVNRDDIETKLLEFQKHEFSFKYNVGCVYCTIKCKVTYDNDSLYLPIDMHIKRFDSTKCYLKTTNMIPESHKYVHSHISSLLQCPQIEFNEREFIFDKYKNILNVPQYNTVLDYYNFYLTRSDHGRICLNTFKSMMVSSSEMSVLQIIYLIFTILSLLCLFLTFMTYCLFEQLRTLPGKNNMCLVVALFFAMAFLEFGMNKTNNITLCIVLGGFIHYFWLCTFCCLNVCSFHMYCTFSRNSVYRSRRKSKEQKRLLLYILYSSGLPAIIIIMNILFTNFLKGKELYGYGGKICFISERLSFVITFIVPITIMCLLNVFFFVYSAHSIASTPKLKNDDSSQHNSVNLSVYIKLFTITGSSWVIQIIDSFLPLSPFSVIVSLLNALQGIYIFVAYICNKRVFILYRSLICNKPVIKSGSESRNVTKNETLIVTKL, translated from the exons atgacaaagGATGTGTTCCTAAAAGAAGCCATGCAGATAAATTTAGCTTGGACAATATCTgtgtttatatctattatattg GATACATGTCGTGATATTGTTTGTTACCCTGGACGAGTATTGATTAATGAGACGTGCATACCACTTCTACCATACACTTCTAATCTTGGTTATACACTTACTTTTGGAGTTCAAGTTCAGTCTGAAGATCCGATAACAGACCAACGATACTTACTACAAACATTGGAAGACGAAATTCTGGTTCAGCTAGGCAAGCAGTTGAATAGAAAAATATTTCCCTTTTTAGAAATAATGATTATGAAAGCGAATGACACTTGTTTATCAGATGAGAATTTGATTGGGCCATATTTACATGTATctgtatttttgaaattattcGTTAACGTCGTTGTTAACCGAGACGACATTGAAACAAAACTTCTAGAATTCCAAAAACATGAGTTTTCATTTAAGTATAATGTTGGTTGTGTCTATTGTACTATAAAATGCAAAGTTACATATGACAATGATTCACTTTATCTTCCGATCGATATGCATATTAAAAGGTTTGATAGTACAAAGTGTTATCTGAAGACCACAAACATGATACCTGAATCTCACAAATATGTTCACTCACACATCAGTTCTTTGCTCCAGTGTCCACAGATAGAATTCAATGAAAGAGAATTCATCTtcgataaatataaaaacatacttAATGTACCACAATACAATACTGTTTTGGATTACTACAATTTCTACCTAACCAGATCAGACCATGGAAGGATttgtttaaatacatttaaaagtatGATGGTATCTTCTTCAGAAATGAGTGTGTTACAGATAATATATCTGATATTTACAATATTATCGTTACTATGCTTATTCCTGACTTTTATGACGTATTGCCTGTTTGAGCAGCTACGTACACTACCAGGAAAGAACAATATGTGTCTTGTCGTTGCCTTATTTTTTGCAATGGCTTTTCTAGAATTtggtatgaacaaaacaaacaatataactCTTTGTATTGTACTGGGTGGATTTATTCATTACTTCTGGTTATGTAcattttgttgtttaaatgttTGTTCCTTTCATATGTATTGCACATTTAGCCGTAATTCTGTTTATCGGAGTAGAAGAAAATCAAAAGAACAAAAACGTCTCTTGCTATATATTCTATACTCGTCTGGTCTTCCGGCCATCATCATTATCATGAatatactttttacaaattttctcaAAGGTAAGGAATTGTATGGTTATGGCGGGAAAATCTGCTTTATTTCAGAAAGGTTATCTTTCGTTATAACATTTATAGTTCCGATCACGATCATGTGTCTGTTGAACgtttttttctttgtatattcAGCACATTCGATTGCGTCGActccaaaattaaaaaatgacGATTCTAGTCAGCATAATTCAGTTAATCTATCTGTTTACATCAAATTATTCACAATAACAGGCAGTTCTTGGGTAATACAAATAATAGATTCGTTTCTACCACTGTCCCCCTTTTCGGTAATTGTGTCCCTGTTAAATGCTTTGCAGGGAATCTATATTTTCGTTGCATACATATGCAACAAACGTGTTTTTATTCTTTATCGTAGTTTAATTTGTAATAAGCCCGTTATCAAATCGGGTTCTGAATCACGTAATGTCACTAAAAATGAAACTTTGATagtaacaaaattatga